In Flavobacterium sp., a single window of DNA contains:
- a CDS encoding response regulator: MRKPNILLIDDDELDTISVERSLKKLEIEYILHTAYNGLEALKLLRNENNPLVPDVILLDINMPKMNGIEFLKILRTDKSLKDLKVFIMTTSSESNDRTTAEGLGISGYIIKPLNYTDNTKRPDSMDAFVQFHLRKILLNESS, encoded by the coding sequence ATGAGAAAACCAAACATTTTACTGATCGATGATGACGAACTGGATACTATTTCGGTAGAACGTTCTTTAAAAAAGTTAGAAATAGAATACATACTGCATACAGCTTACAACGGACTCGAAGCTCTAAAACTGCTTAGAAATGAAAACAATCCGCTTGTTCCTGATGTTATTCTTCTGGACATAAACATGCCTAAAATGAATGGAATTGAATTTCTAAAAATTCTTAGGACAGATAAAAGTCTAAAAGATCTAAAGGTATTTATCATGACCACATCGTCAGAAAGTAATGACAGAACAACAGCCGAAGGACTGGGTATTTCAGGATATATCATAAAACCATTGAATTATACAGACAATACCAAAAGACCTGATTCTATGGATGCCTTTGTACAGTTTCATTTAAGGAAAATTTTATTGAATGAAAGCAGTTAA
- a CDS encoding HAMP domain-containing protein translates to MKKAKHIDKLSQNEALIAMPIITDQKKSGTKIKKIETEESILNDAEFLKILLKVKNGNFSQRFPTDQNGIKRSICDTLNEIIDLNERMVFEFQKVGKSIGKQGKLTNRVVLDGARGSWSSCVDSVNTLISDLVHPTIEIAHVITSVAKGNLSQEMPLAIEGNPLQGEFLRIAKEVNGMVKQLNLFSMEVTRVAREVGTDGKLGGQAKVRGVGGVWKDLTDSVNKMASNLTGQVRNIADVTTAVAKGDLSKKITVDVKGEIQELKNTINTMVDQLNSFSSEVTRVAREVGTEGKLGGQAQVKGVGGTWKDLTDSVNQMASNLTGQVRNIADVTTAVAKGDLSKKITVDVKGEILELKDTINTMVDQLNSFSSEVTRVAREVGSEGKLGGQARVRGVGGVWKDLTDSVNQMASNLTGQVRNIAEVTTAVAKGDLSKKITVNVEGEILELKNTINTMVDQLNSFGAEVTRVAREVGSEGKLGGQAKVKGVGGTWKDLTDSVNQMASNLTGQVRNIAEVTTAVANGDLSKKITAVAEGEILELKKTINTMVDQLNSFSSEVTRVALEVGTEGKLGGQAKVKGVGGTWKDLTDSVNQMASNLTGQVRNIAEVTTAVAKGDLSRQITVDTKGEILELKNTINTMVGQLNSFASEVTRVAREVGTEGKLGGQAQVEGVGGTWKDLTDSVNQMASNLTGQVRNIAEVTTAVAKGDLSLQITVDVKGEILELKNTINTMVDQLRGFASEVTRVSREVGTEGKLGGQANVPGVAGTWKDLTDSVNQMAGNLTAQVRNIADVAIAVANGDMSRKITVDVRGEILQLKETLNTMVDQLREFASEVTRVAREVGTEGKLGGQANVPGVAGTWKDLTDSVNQMAGNLTTQVRNIAEVTIAVANGDMSKKITADVRGEILQLKETVNTMVDQLRAFASEVTRVAREVGTDGKLGGQAFVPGVAGTWKDLTDSVNQMASNLTGQVRNIADVTKAVANGDLSKQITVDVKGEILDLKNTFNTMVEQLNSFASEVTRVAREVGTEGKLGGQSEVKGVAGTWKDLTDSVNVMASNLTGQVRGIAKVVTSVAKGNLKQKLSIDAKGEVAQLTDTINEMIDTLATFSDQVTTVAREVGAEGKLGGQANVPGASGTWKNLTENVNQLAANLTTQVRAISEVASAVTQGDLTRTIGVEAKGEVEALKDTINQMISNLKATTLRNQEQDWLKSNLAKFTQMLQGQKELKSVTMKILSELAAVVTAQHGLFYILEEGEQFMDSKLNLIASYAYIKRKNSPTQYAMGEGLIGQVAIEKERIILSNVPKDYIRINSGLGDAKPKDVIILPVLFEGRLKAVIELASLDTFSQTHLDFLEGLTESIGIVLNTIESNSRTEELLVQSQSLASELKSQQEVLKNTNEELEEKAILLANQKEEVELKNQEVEVARKALEEKADQLTLTSKYKSEFLANMSHELRTPLNSLQILANELIANRDGNLSEKQIQFAKTINACGDDLIQLINDILDLSKIESGYISVDYNPITFAEISRFVESTFNPISQAKHLQFEIIMDDNLPDAMETDSQRLNQILKNLLSNSFKFTEKGEVKLHIYKAENNWKTKNGSLDNAEAVVAFEISDTGIGISKEKQNIIFEAFQQAEGSTSRKYGGTGLGLSISRGLSDLLGGSIELESDTNIGSKFTLFLPLKFVHIPELENISVNEETNVIHAGKSRLKSLPSASFKKSDIDLYFVDEVGDDRTNIKPDDKILLIAEDNITFAKILLERAHQHDIKAIVTTRGNDVVDYINQFQPHAITMDLNMPDTSGWKILDRLKTDFTLRHIPVYIISGEDERNKGLKRGARNFFVKPVKNELLTSLFNDIQDFKDKKEKNLLVVDDNKIDLKRIVEAVKGDDISISTALTAKEAVEFIKEKSFDCIILDLVLPDADGLDLISDLENNISGETAIIIHSAGDVNKKQRSKLGRFAHSIITKSASSIDELVDQTALFMHRVHKDLPETMKDRIETYYLKEDVLINKKVLLVDDDVRNLFALTTALERFGLEVISAESGHEAIDILSQNIKIDIVLMDIMMPELDGYETMKIIRKNVKHKDLTIIAVTAKAMKGDRQRCIESGASDYITKPVNVEQLSSLMRVWLK, encoded by the coding sequence ATGAAAAAAGCAAAACACATCGATAAGCTGTCACAAAATGAGGCACTAATCGCAATGCCCATCATAACAGATCAAAAAAAATCTGGAACGAAAATAAAAAAAATTGAGACCGAAGAATCTATTCTTAACGATGCGGAATTTTTAAAAATTTTACTGAAAGTAAAAAATGGAAATTTTTCGCAACGTTTTCCAACGGATCAAAACGGAATAAAAAGATCAATTTGTGATACTTTAAATGAAATCATAGACCTAAACGAAAGAATGGTTTTTGAGTTTCAAAAAGTTGGAAAAAGCATCGGTAAACAAGGTAAATTAACCAATCGTGTAGTTCTGGATGGCGCACGTGGTTCCTGGAGTTCCTGTGTGGATTCTGTCAACACATTAATTTCTGACCTGGTTCATCCAACGATTGAAATAGCACACGTAATTACCTCAGTAGCAAAAGGAAATCTTTCTCAGGAAATGCCTTTAGCTATTGAAGGAAATCCGCTTCAGGGAGAATTCCTCAGAATTGCCAAAGAGGTAAACGGAATGGTAAAACAGCTGAATCTTTTCTCGATGGAGGTTACCCGTGTGGCGCGTGAGGTTGGTACAGACGGAAAACTGGGCGGTCAGGCAAAAGTTCGTGGTGTGGGCGGTGTATGGAAAGATTTGACCGATTCTGTAAATAAAATGGCAAGTAACCTTACGGGGCAGGTACGTAATATTGCCGATGTAACAACAGCGGTGGCAAAAGGAGATTTATCGAAAAAAATTACCGTAGACGTAAAAGGTGAAATTCAGGAATTAAAAAACACCATCAACACCATGGTAGATCAGCTGAATTCCTTCTCTTCTGAGGTTACGCGTGTGGCACGTGAGGTAGGTACGGAAGGAAAACTAGGCGGACAGGCGCAGGTAAAAGGAGTTGGTGGAACATGGAAAGATTTAACGGATTCGGTAAACCAAATGGCCTCTAACCTAACCGGTCAGGTACGTAATATTGCCGATGTAACAACAGCGGTGGCAAAAGGAGATCTTTCGAAAAAAATTACCGTAGACGTAAAAGGAGAAATTCTGGAGTTAAAAGATACCATTAATACCATGGTGGATCAGCTGAACTCTTTCTCTTCAGAGGTTACGCGTGTGGCACGTGAGGTAGGTTCAGAAGGAAAACTGGGCGGACAAGCCAGAGTACGAGGTGTTGGTGGAGTTTGGAAAGATTTGACTGATTCTGTAAACCAAATGGCATCCAACTTAACAGGTCAGGTGCGTAATATTGCCGAGGTAACGACAGCCGTGGCAAAAGGAGATTTATCCAAAAAAATTACTGTAAACGTTGAGGGAGAAATCCTCGAATTAAAAAATACCATCAATACCATGGTGGATCAGTTGAACTCTTTTGGTGCCGAGGTAACCCGTGTGGCACGTGAGGTTGGTTCGGAAGGAAAATTGGGAGGTCAGGCCAAAGTAAAAGGTGTTGGTGGAACATGGAAAGATTTAACCGATTCTGTTAACCAAATGGCTTCTAACCTGACAGGACAAGTACGTAATATCGCCGAGGTTACAACAGCGGTAGCAAATGGTGACCTTTCTAAAAAAATTACGGCTGTAGCCGAAGGAGAAATCCTCGAATTAAAGAAAACCATTAACACGATGGTAGATCAGCTGAACTCTTTCTCATCTGAGGTTACGCGTGTGGCACTTGAGGTTGGTACCGAAGGAAAACTCGGCGGTCAGGCAAAAGTAAAAGGTGTCGGCGGAACATGGAAAGATTTAACCGATTCGGTTAACCAAATGGCATCGAACTTAACCGGACAGGTACGTAATATTGCCGAAGTAACAACTGCCGTAGCAAAAGGAGATTTATCACGCCAGATTACCGTTGATACCAAAGGAGAAATCTTAGAGCTGAAAAACACAATTAATACGATGGTGGGTCAGCTGAACTCTTTCGCTTCTGAGGTAACGCGTGTGGCACGTGAGGTTGGTACAGAAGGAAAACTGGGCGGACAAGCACAGGTTGAAGGTGTCGGCGGAACATGGAAAGATTTAACAGATTCCGTTAACCAAATGGCATCCAACCTAACCGGACAGGTACGTAATATTGCCGAAGTTACAACAGCCGTAGCAAAAGGAGATTTATCTCTCCAGATTACCGTTGACGTAAAAGGAGAAATCTTAGAGCTTAAAAATACCATTAATACGATGGTGGATCAGCTTCGAGGCTTTGCATCAGAGGTTACAAGGGTTTCGCGAGAAGTAGGAACTGAAGGAAAACTGGGCGGACAAGCTAACGTTCCCGGAGTTGCCGGAACATGGAAAGATTTAACAGATTCGGTGAACCAAATGGCAGGAAACCTTACCGCTCAGGTACGTAATATTGCCGATGTGGCGATTGCCGTGGCAAATGGAGATATGTCCCGAAAAATTACCGTTGACGTTCGCGGAGAGATTCTTCAATTGAAAGAAACCCTGAATACGATGGTGGATCAGCTTCGTGAATTCGCCTCTGAGGTAACTCGTGTGGCACGTGAAGTAGGTACCGAAGGAAAACTGGGCGGACAAGCAAACGTTCCAGGAGTTGCCGGAACATGGAAAGATTTGACCGATTCTGTTAACCAAATGGCGGGTAACTTAACGACTCAGGTACGTAATATTGCTGAGGTTACGATTGCCGTTGCAAACGGAGATATGTCCAAAAAAATTACGGCCGACGTTCGTGGGGAGATTTTGCAATTAAAAGAAACCGTAAATACAATGGTGGATCAGCTTCGTGCCTTTGCCTCTGAGGTAACCCGTGTGGCGCGTGAGGTGGGAACTGACGGAAAACTGGGCGGACAAGCATTCGTACCGGGAGTTGCCGGAACCTGGAAAGATTTAACGGATTCTGTGAACCAAATGGCCTCTAACTTAACCGGACAGGTGCGTAATATTGCCGATGTAACAAAAGCCGTTGCCAATGGTGACCTTTCAAAACAAATTACCGTTGACGTAAAAGGTGAAATCCTCGATTTGAAAAACACTTTCAACACGATGGTGGAACAGCTAAACTCTTTCGCATCGGAGGTAACGCGTGTGGCACGTGAAGTGGGTACAGAAGGAAAACTAGGTGGACAATCTGAAGTAAAAGGGGTTGCCGGAACCTGGAAAGATTTAACAGACTCGGTTAACGTAATGGCGTCTAACTTAACGGGACAAGTTCGTGGAATTGCAAAAGTCGTAACATCTGTAGCAAAAGGAAATTTAAAACAAAAATTATCTATTGATGCAAAAGGTGAAGTAGCACAGCTTACTGATACTATTAATGAGATGATTGACACTCTGGCGACTTTCTCTGATCAGGTAACTACAGTTGCCCGTGAAGTAGGTGCCGAAGGAAAATTGGGAGGACAAGCAAATGTTCCGGGAGCATCTGGAACCTGGAAAAATTTAACTGAAAACGTAAATCAGCTGGCAGCGAATCTTACGACTCAGGTTCGTGCGATTTCTGAGGTAGCATCAGCGGTAACACAGGGAGATTTAACGCGAACAATTGGTGTTGAAGCAAAAGGTGAAGTTGAAGCTCTTAAAGATACTATAAATCAAATGATTTCAAATCTTAAAGCAACTACTTTACGTAATCAGGAACAAGACTGGCTGAAATCAAACTTAGCTAAATTTACCCAAATGCTTCAGGGACAAAAAGAGCTAAAATCTGTTACCATGAAAATCTTATCTGAGCTGGCAGCCGTGGTTACTGCACAGCACGGACTTTTCTATATTTTGGAAGAAGGCGAACAATTCATGGATTCTAAATTGAATTTAATTGCTTCGTATGCTTACATCAAACGTAAAAACTCCCCTACTCAATATGCTATGGGCGAAGGACTTATTGGTCAGGTAGCGATTGAAAAAGAAAGAATTATATTGAGTAATGTTCCAAAAGATTACATCAGAATCAATTCTGGTTTGGGAGATGCGAAGCCAAAAGATGTCATTATTCTTCCGGTATTATTTGAAGGAAGACTTAAAGCAGTTATTGAATTAGCTTCACTTGATACCTTTAGCCAGACACATTTAGATTTCCTTGAAGGATTAACAGAAAGTATTGGTATTGTATTAAACACGATCGAATCAAATTCAAGAACCGAAGAATTATTGGTACAATCACAATCGCTGGCAAGCGAGCTGAAAAGTCAGCAGGAAGTATTAAAAAATACCAACGAAGAACTGGAAGAAAAAGCTATTCTACTGGCTAATCAAAAAGAAGAAGTTGAGCTTAAAAATCAGGAAGTCGAAGTTGCCCGTAAAGCTTTGGAAGAAAAAGCAGATCAGCTTACACTTACTTCAAAATACAAATCAGAATTTTTGGCCAATATGTCGCATGAGCTTAGAACTCCGCTAAACAGTTTACAGATTTTAGCCAACGAATTAATCGCCAACCGCGACGGGAATTTATCCGAAAAACAAATTCAGTTTGCCAAAACGATCAACGCCTGCGGAGATGACTTAATTCAGCTTATTAACGATATTCTTGACCTTTCTAAAATTGAATCCGGTTATATTTCTGTTGATTATAACCCTATTACTTTTGCCGAAATCAGCCGATTTGTTGAGTCTACCTTCAATCCTATTTCTCAGGCAAAACATCTTCAATTTGAGATTATTATGGATGATAATCTTCCGGATGCAATGGAAACCGATTCGCAAAGACTAAATCAGATTTTGAAAAACCTTCTTTCAAATTCATTTAAATTTACTGAGAAAGGCGAAGTGAAACTGCACATTTACAAAGCAGAAAACAACTGGAAAACCAAAAACGGCAGTCTGGATAATGCCGAAGCCGTTGTCGCTTTTGAAATTTCAGATACCGGAATCGGAATTTCTAAAGAAAAACAAAACATCATTTTTGAAGCTTTCCAACAAGCAGAAGGTTCTACAAGCCGTAAATATGGCGGAACCGGTTTAGGATTATCCATCAGCCGAGGACTTTCTGATTTATTAGGCGGAAGCATCGAATTAGAAAGTGACACCAATATTGGAAGTAAATTTACCTTATTCCTGCCTTTAAAATTTGTTCATATTCCGGAATTAGAAAACATCAGTGTTAACGAAGAAACAAATGTTATTCACGCCGGAAAAAGCCGTTTAAAATCGCTTCCATCAGCAAGTTTCAAAAAATCAGATATTGATTTATATTTTGTAGATGAAGTTGGCGACGACCGAACGAATATCAAACCTGATGACAAAATTCTTTTAATTGCCGAAGACAATATAACTTTTGCCAAAATTTTATTAGAAAGAGCGCATCAGCATGATATAAAGGCCATTGTAACCACCCGTGGAAATGATGTTGTTGATTATATCAATCAGTTTCAGCCTCACGCTATTACTATGGATTTGAATATGCCGGATACCAGCGGATGGAAAATTCTGGACCGATTAAAAACCGATTTTACGCTTCGTCATATTCCGGTTTACATCATTTCTGGCGAAGATGAAAGAAATAAAGGCTTAAAGCGCGGTGCACGAAATTTCTTTGTTAAACCGGTCAAAAATGAATTACTGACTTCTCTTTTTAATGACATTCAGGATTTCAAAGACAAAAAAGAAAAAAATCTTCTGGTTGTCGATGATAATAAAATTGATTTAAAACGAATCGTTGAAGCTGTAAAAGGAGACGATATTTCAATTTCGACTGCATTAACAGCCAAAGAAGCGGTAGAATTTATCAAAGAAAAATCTTTTGACTGCATCATTTTAGATTTGGTTCTTCCGGATGCTGACGGACTTGATTTAATCAGCGATTTAGAAAACAATATTAGCGGAGAAACAGCAATTATTATACATTCGGCCGGAGATGTCAACAAAAAACAACGCAGTAAATTAGGTCGTTTTGCGCACAGCATTATTACAAAAAGTGCCTCTTCAATCGATGAATTAGTCGACCAAACGGCGCTCTTTATGCATCGTGTTCATAAAGATCTTCCAGAAACAATGAAAGACAGAATTGAAACATATTATCTAAAAGAAGATGTTTTGATTAATAAAAAAGTACTTTTAGTCGATGACGATGTCCGAAATTTATTTGCATTGACTACAGCTCTGGAACGCTTTGGATTAGAAGTAATTAGTGCAGAAAGCGGACATGAAGCAATCGATATTTTAAGTCAAAACATAAAAATTGATATTGTTTTGATGGATATCATGATGCCGGAATTAGACGGTTATGAAACCATGAAAATCATCAGAAAAAATGTAAAACATAAAGATCTGACGATCATTGCCGTAACAGCAAAAGCAATGAAAGGTGACAGACAAAGATGCATCGAATCCGGCGCATCTGATTATATCA